Part of the Hemiscyllium ocellatum isolate sHemOce1 unplaced genomic scaffold, sHemOce1.pat.X.cur. scaffold_3560_pat_ctg1, whole genome shotgun sequence genome is shown below.
ATGTCTTTAGAATCGTTCTGCTCTCACTTTAAGTTTGCGCCCTCATCTTGAAATGACACCTGCCGTTCACCTCacctatactcctcatgattttttaaacctctctcaggacacctctccacctccaatgctccagtgaaaaaagtcccagcctctgcaCCGAGATGTAGGGAGATCCATATCCATTTgtgatctgttcaatgctggtgcaggcttgaaagaccaaatggccgactcctgctcccaattctcagtATCCTGGACAGCAAGAGAgtgtaagacataggagcagaaagtgggctattcagcccatctggtctgCTCTTACCATTCAGTCGTGGCTGATCAGTTTCTGAGCACCATtctgctgctttctccctgtccccttcgatactcaagaacctagctatctcagtctaaatatcctcagtgacctggcctctgcagtcttcattgcaatgaattccatagattcaccactctctggctgaagagccttttcctaatctccattctaaaaggtcttccctttactctaaagctgtgccctcgggtcttaGTTtcccctaccaatggaaacatcttcccaacatccactctgtccaggctgttcagttttctgtatgtttcaattagatctcccctgagTATGgccctgttaatcagcatgaagcagacccttcaggatgttgtacagcagggattaggttcagcaaattgaaaatggagggagagtgtgtgggatggagatcttcagctttgaaggaataagagaggaaagagagttcACTTTAAATTCTAATTGATGGATGGGCTGATAGGCtaaggaggggcagatggagttgaacttggagaaatgtgatgtgttgcattttggtcaagcaatgcaGGCAGGACTGAGACGGGGGGAGAGTTgcagaagaaagagaccttggagtgcatgttcatggttccttgtaagtggagtcgcaggtagacaggatagtgaagatgatgtttggtatgtttttctctattggtcagagcattgagtgaagaagttgggaggtcatattgtggctgaacaggacattggttagaccacttttggaatattgtgtgtaattctggtctccatcctatggaagtatgttgtgaaacttgaaagggtttggaaaaggttTATAAGGCTGGTGtaagagttggtgggtttgaacaagagggagaggctgaataggctggggctgttttctcttacTGTCGGAGGGTGGggagtgacattatagaagtttataatggGCATGCATaggtgtgaatagccaaggtcttttcctctgggtaggggagtccaaaattagaaggcagaGGTTTGAGCTGagggggcaaagatttaaaagggacctgaggggccactttttctcagagggtgctgcatgtatggaatgagctgacaggaagtggtggaggctggtacaattaagaagcatctggatgggtacatgaataggaagggatttgtGGAATATGGGCTGGCAAATGGAAAAGATTGATTTCAGATATATTGTTGGCAtcgatgagttgggctgaaggatctgtttgtgTGGTGTATGACTCTAACTGTCTTCGGTGAAAGCAGAAAAGTGGTTGTGAAGACAGggctttcagagcagctttcaaaaatgttttgcccttactgggaccggaagaagttacaatgaaatctttcatttggGAGACAGCAAGCAACTAAGTGAGTCCATCTGGGATTTTGGGGGAAAGTGGGAATTCGTTGCACTGTGAGGATGAAGCCCTACCTtatccagtcatttctgctggtggCTGAGACTAGGCCTCAAACTTTGGGGGAGTAGGTTTAGGacagaggtggggaggaggaagtgagggctgctgcttttcccagagagtagtgtaTCTGGGGAATTCTCTGCCTGAGGAAGCAGGCTGCAAAATGCCCCGGTCCTAACTCTTCGACTTGACATACCCGTGACTGTAAGCTTTGAAGTGTTTTGGTtaactgatgcaaatatttcccacttgtccAACAATCCAGTGTCAGCTGTTTCAGTCATTGGGATGGTTTTGATTCATTTACTAAATACATCTACTCTTATTAGACAATATTCATAACACGAGGTGATACTATATATGCAAGTTGTAGACATTAAAAAAGGCCGACCAGGCAAGGAAGTGGTTAACAAACCCAGGGCATCCCTCTTAGAGTATGCATCTTCTTTGTTTACAAATTAAACACGCTTCAGATCTTTTCCTAGCTTCTTTCCGAAAATCTGGGTGCcaccaggtttgtgagtgtgtccaaTAATGTACGTAATCAACAGAAATAGGCAACAGCAAAGAATGAACACAAACCAGTCCAGCAGGGGGCACCCACATTTTGGTTTGAGGATTGAGGGAGAGTACCCTTTTTGAGGCCCCTGTGATATCAGTACCATCCCCAGGCTAATCTGCATTGAAACCAGATTATGAAGTGTTAACTTTTCTGCAAACTTCTGCCTGTGTCTCTCTCTAACATTTTCCAACTTTCTTCATATCTCAGTTTGTCAGCTTTTGtttattccttccttccttccaaaGGTAATGAGGCACTCACATTCCAGAACAGGCCAAGTTAGGGAGTTGAGCCTCATAAATCCTGGCTGTGACACATCGCTGCTTAACCAAGTGTGCAAACTCTAAATACTTCTCAGCTGTTCCATTTGCAAATCGAACACTGTTTTCAAGGCAAGTTGTTTATGTCTCTGCATTAATCCACAACCCGGGGAAATACAACGGAGTCTTTAATAGTTACCCAATGTGTCCTGTGTGCTAAATTCATTCAAGTCTGGACATCCTGAAGTGAGCAATTATACTTCAGATTTCTACTCAGCAATTAAAACTAATGTTGGGCACTCGAACAGATCGGGGGTATCTTGAAGCCTGCCACGGTCCTCAGTGTGGGTCCAGGGCTTATCAAATAGGGTTTCACCTCTCGTAACCCTGGGGCAAGCAAATTCTTTATTACTAACTTTGTAAAGCACAAGTGCTCTCAGCAACATTACGTCCAGACACTAGGACCCTGTTGagttctctcactagtatcttgtggctgagtagggaGAATTGTATCAACATTTCTAACAGCACTTTTGTCCCTGGCCagctttcctttttattttggACACAACAAAAGTAGCAACCACCCTCCATATTTCATCTCTCAAAGGATATCAACCAGTGACCTGAGAGGACCAgggtatcttctgcctgacacgCCAACTGTGGGGGATGGAAATAAAGCCCCATGTCAGGAAAGAATTTGTTTATCAGGAAGCAGTACAGCTGCAAGGCCAACCGTCCCCGCTGAGCCTGGGAAACACAAGCTTTAGCAAACAGGCACTAAGCTGAGATTCaaaatggtttccaggctttaatatgtgacaaaatggctgacccaaatctaacaattctcccacttcatcgcagggaataaaacaagaaaaatgaaacaaaatgagaaataaataggcgatcgtgcttaatgtttgttcattacGAAGTAAACAAGAaataggggtctcccaggattcttatgGTGCCCTACTCGAGGAATactgtccaacaagtttaattggaagcagtatctttcagagtgcagctccttcatcaggggattgtggaatataagattgtaagacacagaatttatagcagcagtttatagtgtgatgtaactgaaattatatattgaaaaagacctggattatttgttaagtctctcatgtttgaatgaccatgatagtttcagtgCTTTCaaaatgtaaatcacaaaactttttaaatAGTTAAATCCTCAAGTGAACTTTACCAATTGGTGTcacgtcagcccagataatgtattgaaggatTGAGctcccctgtgtgagactgtctgtgccacaatggttaaactgacttacagaatcttacatggattcatgcagtttttgatcaAAGTCAgacataattctgcaagtacaaattcacccaacaaatttgtttgtatgtgtgtggggatgtatatttgcagatacattctatgtgcatttttataagaaaaaatatgcaggcagtcaatacatgtaataGTTTGTAAATtcgactttggaaatagaaccagtctgactcaagattgggatacaggcagactctgatctcacacctttaatgcattgtctgagctgagatgtgaacttttgctataaaaccttgttatctccAGAAGGTGACaacaagaagttctgggatttacattgcAATGAGACCTGCAACCTAGTTGAAAAGGtggaagacttaacaatccaggtttgttcaatataccatttcagtggcaggacacTGGAATGTTTTGCTCTAAATTGTATCTTAGGAtcttatcctccacaaccacctgatgaagaggcagcactccaaaagttactgcttccaaagaagcctgttggactacaacctggagttgtgtgattctagtatctggtttccagcatctgcagtccttgtttttaccgagtTGATTtgaaccctactgtgaatcctcttgtaaggatgcctgccttgaagaagttttccttctctctcgacaagaatctcagggagtccctctcccactgcaactcccaggtcatttcctctgccctgaagctcttcaaccatgtcctgaaacagactcactaccacagccacatttgcttcctcagtgcctgcctccgtaaccaactcatcttacacggactccggaccacctttaaaccagcagagttcggatccGAACAGGCCACTCCACCCTcctatctgacctatcaccttcatccccaaccccaatcacccattgtactctttgctaccttcccccaccctcctccctgacctatcccctccattcccacccccattcacctattgtattctactttctccccacctccacctcatttatctctccaccctgccgactctattcctgatgaagggcttttgcccgaaacgtcaattttcctgctcctcggatgctgcctgaactgctgtgcttttccagcaccactctcatcaaaagtggattggccatgctaaattacccatgtgcatgttaggctggattggctatgctaaattaggCATAATGTGCAGGTAAGACGCATgactcagggttaaatgtaggggaatgagtgtgggtgggtgaggccgagtggcctgcttccacactctggggattctGTGCAGGGAGGGGGTTTTGGAAAGTGTtctttcccccaccttgtctcagtcagttccctcaactcagcaccaacctccttcctgacctctccgcccccaacccactccggcctatcaccctcaccttgacctccttccacctatcccacctccatcgtccctcctccctaccttttatcttagcctgcttggcaaactctctcccactcctgatgaagggcttatgtttattcctgagatgctgcctgacctgctgggctttatccagcaacacattttcagctgtgttctCTTCCCCTTCTGCTGTCGGCGGAGCGCAAGCGCAGTGCAGCGTGGTGGGGTCGGTCTTGCCCCGCCCCCTGTACCGTCCCTTTTCCTCGCCCCGCCCCTACTTCCTTTGTGACGTCACCACGCGGAAGTGGCCCGGTCAGTTTCAGTGaatctccctccctctgggtaactcttcatcctgggagggagacagagatgggagcAGGGGaaactgttcacttgtagcaactggagtgaatccagggagggagcagactctgcaaactcaggtatgtgtcttagtTACCCGGGTGAGGAGGGACGGAAGGATAGAGATTGGGAAGGGGGAGGGCTGGATATCTTGTCTGTTTTTAAGTTTAAAATGCAGCCGATTCCCACCAGTAACTGCAACAGGTACAAGTACAGTACATGCAGTATTCCTCATTGCAGCTTCAAACCGGTTTTGcatcctctgttcttcctccGCCTTGGCTCCAGCACATTCAACTTCCTTCCCTCATTCCCATTCCCCCGCCCTGATGTTCCAAGCTGACCCGCAAATGATCGGTTGGTCCCTCCATTCTTTCCCGGTGGCGTCCATTCCTCTTGTCTatttcttgccttatccggccatGTGCGTGAACAAAGTGTGAGCGTATATCCTCTCTCACTGCCAGCTGCTTCCTTGTATGCGAAAGCAACATTTCCTCCCATTTTCCGCCGACACTGAGCCTTCTGGCCTCCTTGattgtgatttattttgttttcgcAGAAgcaggaaacagatgcttataactgtttGTACGAGCATATCTAGTTTAACCTACACCCCCTCGCCTCACAGCACCTTTATCTGTTtgtctgtaatatctaccattgtttgcaggcacatttcattcttgtgtgCACATTTTAACTAATACAGAAGCAataatatatttccttcacatagttttcactCTTGTTAACTCCACTCTTGGCTGAAGCAATTATACCATGTCATTAGTTTATTTACCTTGCAGAAGCAATTATGGTTacagaagtaacactgctttactCATGTCCCACAGGGGTGACCCTACAACCTTGTATAAAATAATGTGGGGCATGgcgagggtaaatagacaagatctttgaTCTGCGGTTGCTCATAGGTTTCTTTcaaatctcaccctaaacctaaggggcaactcctgtgtacagagggtgatgtgtgtaaagaatgagctgccagaggaagtggtgtctgctggtacaattacaacctttaaaaggtatctggatagatatatgttgggaagcatttagagggacatgggccaagtgctggcaaataggactagattgatttaggatatctggtcagcatggactgtttctgtgctgtacatctgtgattctGGCTTGCCACTAATATTTGGCACGTCTGTATGTTCAGTTTCTCCctggtgttggtgttaatgccttgatgtcttaTTTTGCTCCCCACTTCCTGGGGACATTAACCATTTCCTGCtgcattagcactgctgcctcacgacgccagagacctgggttcaattcctgcctcaggtgactgactgtgtggagtttgcacattctccccgtatctgcgtgggtttcctccgggtgctccggtttcctcccacaatccaaagatgtgcaggtcatgtgaattggacgtgctaaattgcccgtagtgttaggtaaggggtaaatgtaggggtatgggtgggttgtgcttcggcgggtcggtgtggacttgtcgggccgaagggcctgtttccacactaaataatctaatctgGTTGTTCTGATCCGGACTGCTATATGGATCTTCGGATTTCTGGGATTGGTCAATAAACACACCTGGAAATGACTCTTTGTCAATCACACAAGCAATAGTTTATTCTTTGATATAGCCGGGTTGGTAGAGTCTGATCAGCCCagaggattagattggattcccagcagggtggaaacaggcccttccggcccaaccagtccacaccgaccctctgaagagtagcccacccagacccatctccctctaactaatgcacctaacattatgggcagtttagcatggccaattcaccaaacctgcacatctttggattgtgggaggaaacccatgcagacgtggggagaatgtgcaaactccacacagccagccccgcctaggctggaattgaacctgggaccctagtgctgtgaggcagcagtgctaaccactgggccaccgatGAGTACTCCCAGAGTGCCAGAAGAATCTGCCGacttttacagagtttgtataGAACTTATATACACTGTTTTGAGTCAGACATTGGTTGTTACTATGTGATCAAGCTCAATCAGATCCCGCAAGGTCCTCGTGCATTTTTGACTTAgcctagggcggcacggtggctcagtggttagcactgcagcctcacagcaccagggtcccaagttcgattccagccttgggtgaccatctgtgtggagtttgctcattctcctgatgtctgcgtgggtttcctccaggtgttccggtttcctcccagtgtccaaagatggattggccatgctaaattacccatagtgttaggtgcattagtcagagggaaaatgggtctgggtgggtttactcttcagagggtcagcgtggactggttggggtgaagggcctgtttccacactgcagggaatctaatctaatctaatctatcataaTTTCTTGTAGACGACCTTTTCTTGGAAACGTATTTGGCCTGTCTGGTGGTTAGGGTTAAACCGTTACTTCTGCGATTAATGGTTAGGTTCATATTTGTTATTTctgcatttgcaatttttttcactGGATTTATGTCAGTCTGTGGTTTCTTGTTTGTTCTGAGTCGCCAGTATCTGCCTGACTCAGTTCCCACCGAGTTAGCCAAGCAGAAGCTATTTTGTCctacctcccatgttcaagtgGAGATTTGAGGTGGCCCAGGGAATCCTttgtggactcagacctgtaaaGCCTCTCTCTTGGTTTATCCTGGAGATCGTACTCTTTGGAAGCCTGGAATAAAGATCTTCCGtcataaagtcccaaaatgcaattcaattcaatccagagcagataagcactaagagttaattttctcCGGAattcaacagcctcagcactaaaatggtctctctctctcgtgtccttTTGAACACTCAGGTCAGCAAAGATTTAATTTGTGAATGCCCCACTTGCAAGGGGTAGTAAGAATCCATTATAATGGACAAGATCCAACCATTAATTACAAAGTTATGGATAGTACCTAGTCTTGTTTCAGGGTCAGATTCAAAGGCTATCTATAATTTCACGAGGGAacggctgtgaatgttatcacttggtgtcctgttcacacagattcaccgaTGCTGAGGCAAAccttcttaattgccttacagcatcctgttatcacttggtgagcccaggtgtccctatctttaagttctctcctctttctgagccttcctgcctgtttattttctagtgcaggaaatgtgttcaataattcagcattacattttagtctaaatgtttaatgacaagttttaaggctgtaGACTTTATCACCCAGATGCCCACACCCTCATTCCTCCCTTTGATTGCACCGTGATCACTGAAAGAGAAGGCTAGTCCAAATGAATGCCCTTCAAGGTGGTCCAGCCATCAACATCCTGCAGAGCGGCACCACCATCTTCGCGGCTCATCTGGTCATATTTATCATCGCCATCGACACATGTGGGTGAGCCATCGGATCGCAAAAGGTGCATCTGCTGGGGCAAATCTATATCACTAAGGGACCTCATAAGCCGAGCAATTAAATACCTAACAATACCAATACCGACAAACATAAATAGCTAAATTGATAAGCCAATTGtaccatcagcctgacctgcaGTTTCCCCAATTGGTCCCTTCAGTCATTCTGTCAAGGAATACCTGGATCTCTTCTTGTATCTTAGTAATATTGCCAGTGAGATCGGGAATGCCCATAGTGCATTTATCTTGGACAGTGGTGCAGACCTCACCCTCCCGGGCGAGTATATAGTCTAAGGCATACCGATTCTGCATAGAGTAAAGACACAGGTCTGATAATCCCAGTTTCCTCTGTTCCAGAGCCTCTTTAGTCTTATTTCCTCGAATGGTCAGACCACAAAAGAGGGAATTGCGGTTCTTTTGACTTGTCACCCCTGCCGATCCCTCCAACCTCAGGGTACTCTGGATTCCCCAGCCTATTGGGTGTCCTGTATTGTCACCCAGTCCATTCCAGGTCCATGTACCGCTTCAGGCCTGCTGTACCCCAGCCAGTGTTACACCAGCTGTTTGTATACACAGACCGGAGCTATTGGAAAGTGATATTTCACTTCGCAGGGTCGGCAGCAGGAAGACTGACGAATAGTATGGAATCGGGGACTGGGGACGGGGCAAGTAAGTCATCTCCTGATAGAGAGGAGTAACATACTCCTGCCTCTGGGGTGAAGAGCGTTCTGTGGGCCTGTATAAATAAGTTGTTTGTGGATTGTGGAGTTTTCCCTATCAAGCTTCCCTTTTCTCGAGTCGGCCTGTCCTGCAAAAAGGGATGGTGTTCCTGGGCGCCCTTAAAATATTTACCATAATAACGGGGTTGACCATTTTTATCCTCACTAGGCTTGCTTCTGCAGGTAAAATCAAAAAAACCATGGTAACGACATGGTAACTCCCACTGATTTCTACTGTCCAGATGGACCATCTGGTCTTTCTGATGTAAGAGTCCATTGCAATATCAATCTTCATCACGTCCCACACGTCAAAGGCGTCTGGTCCGGTGCACTGGACGACATCACCTCAGCATGGGTGGTGGATAATCTCTGATCATTCCTGGTCGCATCCATACTTAGTGGCTTTCCCCATCAGGATGTTGTACGTGatcagaaagatgaggagataggCGATTTCcccccccatgtccctcctcttAGTTCAAGTATCTGTAATAAGATTAACATTAGAACAACAGCAAAATTCAAAAACCCAACTGGACAGGGTCCACTCCTTTTGTTGGGATTCCAGtattctctcctcctcttccccacttTTGATTGGTGCAGTCAATCAATTTACAATGGTGCAGTTGGACCCAAGCTGAGTGCCCAGTGACTTTGACCACCGTAGGGGTGGGAAGTAAAACCTGGAAGGGGCCATCCCAACGAGGTTGGAGACCTTTGCCAGTCCAGGTCTTGACGAGCACCAACGAACCAGGCTCTACCCGTGACGAGGCTGAAAGGGAGGGAACATCGCTGTAGGCCACACGCTCCTGGGAGTGACAGGCACACATAACACTAGTTAGAGCCAGAACATAACCGACCATTTCTTCGGTCATGTGGTGGAAGGGGACTGAGAAAGGAGCTGAATCGTTCcaaggggtacagagagggtgACCAGAGAGACTCTCTGCTAGGGACAGTCACGTCTTGCCCACAGACATGGATCGCATCTGGAATGAGGCCACAGGGATTAGCATAACCAGGAGAGGCCAGACTCAGCCATTAATTTGGCAAGTTTAGTCTAGAGTCTGGTTAAAACATTCACCAAGGCCGGCCGCCTGAGGATGATAAGCACCATGCAGTTGCCGACAAATACAAAGCTGGGAACAGAGTTCTCCGTTAATATTACCTACAAAGTGTGGTCCATTGTCCGAGCTAATGCACGCAGGTATACTGAAGGAATTATTTCCTTAAACAAAATCTTCACCACAGACTCAGCAGTAGTGTTAGGAAGAGGGTAGGCTTCAATCCACTTTGAAAAGACATCAACAATAAGCAAAACATATTTACAGCATCTCAACTCATTTCTACAACTCAATGAAGTCCAGTTGAAGTGTCTCCAAGGGACCCTCCAGCAAGGGAGTTCTCGTagagatacttgaactaagaGGTGGGGGATCACCTACCCACTGACCTGTATGATCACGTACAACATCCTGATCGGGAAAGCCACTGACTGAGTATCGATGCGATCTGGAACGATCTGAGATTATCCTGATGTCATCTGGTGCACCAGACCAGACACTTGCAACGTGGCATCGCTTGAGCGATggcgtgagctgccagaggaagtggtgggtgctggTACGATGATATGTCAAAAGGCTCCTGGACAGGCATCTGAATATGAAGGGTTCAGATGGGtgagggccaagtgatggcaaatgcgactggagtcatcgagatggacagcacggaaacagacccttgctgacaagatagccaaccttcaggggaattagttagagcggagtgagaacagagggggaagggagagtgggatggtgctttcaattttgtggaacagcaaaagaatattccacagaaagtagagtggcttgttctgaatttctaccctgcactgatagtgatgacttttgtaatctctttttgcagactatttgaaaatctgaagactgaagtttcaaaatcaatggatggaaggcttatgtccgaaacattgactctcctgctcctcggatgctgcctgacctgctgttttgccagcgccacattttttgactgactctccagcgtctgcagtcctcactttgttgttaatttctgacagtcactcaatccatcgggaccacAACAATTTTTGACTGAATTCTGTGAGAGGGATCAAcactttttggttcctgtttgaggaCGTTTTCAACATCAGGTGGGACTGgacgagagaccccactgttgAAGCacactgtgtgtggagcctgaaacagttatacagcCAGCGAAGGggatttcacggcagggaggggctctacacgtgtttgtgtgcagctgaagctgtggccatggagaatcctgaggaatcccgccctgtggagaaaccgtggaagtgtggggactgtgggaaaggcttccgtgtcccgtctaccctggagactcatcggcgctgtcacaccggggagaggccattcccctgcactgactgcgggaaggccttcagagaTTACttccacctgctgaggcaccagcggagcCACACGGGGGAAAAACCCATCAGCTGCCCAgattgtgggaaggccttcatatTTTTCTCTGCCCTgttggcccaccagcgggtccacacaggagagaagccgttcagctgcccagagtgtgggaaggccttcaggtattcctccaacctgctgacccaccagcgtatccacaccggggagagaccgtacacctgccctcagtgcagaaagagcttcacctgctcctccaacctgcggagccaccagcggatccacaccggggagaggcccttcagctgccctgagtgtgggaaggcctttcacgattcctccaccctgctgacccaccagcggatccacaccggggagagacccttcagctgccccgaatgCAGGAAGGGTTTCaactgctcctcccacctgcggagccaccagcggatTCACACAAGGGAGAGGCTCTTCActtgctctcagtgcgggaaggccttcagctattCCTCCACGCTGCTGATCCACCAGCGGatacacaccggggagagaccataCACCTGCCCTcactgcgggaagggcttcacctgctcctccaacctgcggagacaccagcgagttcacgtgccatcgcagggagattgaaggagtgacggccgagtgccattatcgattggaatatcaacccggttccggggactcccgggtttgaatcctgccacgacagatggcagaattggtattcggtcagaaatgtggagttgggAATTTAACGATGAGACcgtttcagggagggggtggtagggggagaaagcccccatctgattccctctctcccttgttagggaagggaacccccattgtgggaaaggatacactcagtcgttccagctgcatcctttacccggtctggcctacacgtgactccagacccacagcagtctggttgactccacactgccctccccccactggcaaaggagcggggagaaacttagttggagacagggtatgggttgaaattgct
Proteins encoded:
- the LOC132813243 gene encoding zinc finger protein 239-like, translating into MENPEESRPVEKPWKCGDCGKGFRVPSTLETHRRCHTGERPFPCTDCGKAFRDYFHLLRHQRSHTGEKPISCPDCGKAFIFFSALLAHQRVHTGEKPFSCPECGKAFRYSSNLLTHQRIHTGERPYTCPQCRKSFTCSSNLRSHQRIHTGERPFSCPECGKAFHDSSTLLTHQRIHTGERPFSCPECRKGFNCSSHLRSHQRIHTRERLFTCSQCGKAFSYSSTLLIHQRIHTGERPYTCPHCGKGFTCSSNLRRHQRVHVPSQGD